A window from Salvia splendens isolate huo1 unplaced genomic scaffold, SspV2 ctg300, whole genome shotgun sequence encodes these proteins:
- the LOC121789655 gene encoding uncharacterized protein LOC121789655, with translation MTTQGNVQIRFVKCPRCRKILPELPELPMYKCGGCGITLQAKRRNPETNHSELPSQETDSAEGGQQGNVSGGMEGRSSTADLTDSPKVESSPDEGEIRRLDDFDSSVKLSHDRDALSTSPRTEGFSSEVRASLRNNRSAERHRGKFEDEHVDYVELSHNRDPSDSLPGSPDITSPQSEGFSSEVRQSFRNHPLDRSPERYRGKSEDERDDSMEVSRERGASEGLSSCETSPKEVQESSEKTPLDRSPQKRRSNADDHEEWTAGSNSLDGLPSSGEISLEAEAYTQESSEHVEQMKDGESEQVWTKGAGLVDEVQNLPEYEDQESGLMERIEENNALPENEGTTRTFLNDESSGEIKHVGPTSPSAMISHEISIASTSAEVVGDGSRGLPVSRSPIAERSMSPKASAPVHAPRSPSRGSLVSFYLTTDDEQLDGSPREVARTFERFNSTDTLGSSHLGDHSSEINVRHGPRLFIRTAGATMLMMANDVGHIRAREKLRNGGFSGNNVAKSEAERAHRATSPLSREMHFPWHRGQNRMRLNSQGDVSRAPFPSRDHTAGHRPPVHRHNLLPPHSAFDLPEKSSYSNPEQLDLLRTVHHLKDQLERMQFNALPYLEAEREMYADVSHSGPCNRRNDRAKGYGERYNERRMAFSGEAAHFRHQASCSCLHCNQQDWQHRKNGHRAIHADHNCCGSSNSLSPHRYATSEPSSWGRETKSDNQRLDEIRRTQLREKYSAAKRHLRPIAGGARLSLVTIVHNCSSCQWTFSYSRKGIIS, from the exons ATGACTACTCAAGGGAACGTACAAATTCGATTCGTTAAATGCCCAAGGTGCCGGAAGATTCTACCAGAGTTGCCAGAGCTTCCAATGTACAAATGTGGAGGGTGTGGTATTACTCTCCAAG CTAAACGTCGAAATCCGGAGACTAACCATTCTGAATTACCCTCACAAGAAACAGATTCTGCAGAAGGAGGCCAACAGGGTAATGTTTCAGGAGGGATGGAAGGCAGAAGCTCGACTGCTGATTTAACCGATTCTCCTAAAGTTGAATCTTCGCCAGATGAAGGCGAGATACGACGTCTAGATGATTTTGACAGCTCTGTGAAACTCTCTCACGACAGAGATGCTCTCTCTACTAGTCCTCGGACTGAAGGTTTTTCCTCAGAAGTTCGAGCATCTTTAAGAAACAACAGAAGTGCTGAAAGACATAGAGGCAAATTTGAAGATGAGCATGTCGACTATGTGGAACTCTCTCACAACAGAGATCCCTCCGACAGCCTTCCTGGTTCACCTGACATTACTAGTCCTCAGAGTGAAGGTTTTTCCTCAGAAGTTCGACAATCTTTCAGAAACCACCCTTTGGACAGAAGTCCTGAAAGATATCGAGGTAAATCTGAAGATGAACGTGACGACTCTATGGAAGTCTCTCGCGAAAGAGGTGCTTCTGAGGGTCTTTCTAGCTGTGAAACTTCTCCCAAAGAAGTTCAAGAATCATCGGAAAAAACTCCTTTAGACAGAAGCCCTCAAAAACGTCGAAGCAATGCTGATGACCATGAGGAGTGGACTGCCGGTTCAAACTCTTTGGATGGACTACCTAGCTCGGGTGAGATCAGTCTCGAGGCTGAAGCATATACCCAAGAATCCAGTGAACATGTAGAGCAAATGAAAGATGGAGAATCAGAACAAGTTTGGACAAAAGGCGCCGGCCTTGTTGATGAAGTTCAGAATTTGCCTGaatatgaagatcaagagagtGGCTTGATGGAGAGGATTGAGGAAAACAATGCTCTACCAGAAAATGAAGGAACGACTCGGACCTTCTTAAACGATGAATCTAGTGGTGAAATTAAGCATGTCGGACCAACTTCGCCTTCTGCGATGATATCTCATGAAATCAGCATCGCATCAACATCAGCTGAGGTAGTTGGTGATGGCTCCAGAGGTCTTCCTGTTTCTAGAAGCCCGATTGCTGAAAGGAGCATGAGTCCTAAAGCCAGTGCTCCAGTTCACGCTCCTAGGAGCCCCTCAAGAGGGAGTCTCGTGTCATTCTATCTTACGACTGATGATGAACAGCTCGATGGTTCTCCAAGAGAAGTTGCACGTACTTTTGAGAGATTTAACTCTACAGACACACTGGGAAGTTCACATCTCGGTGACCATAGCTCCGAGATCAACGTTAGGCATGGACCGCGGCTTTTTATCAGAACAGCAGGAGCTACTATGCTTATGATG GCTAACGATGTGGGACATATCCGAGCCAGAGAAAAGCTCAGAAATGGTGGATTTAGTGGGAACAATGTGGCGAAGAGTGAAGCAGAGAGGGCTCATCGGGCAACAAGTCCCTTGAGCCGTGAAATGCACTTCCCTTGGCACAGAGGTCAGAATAGGATGAGACTCAATTCACAAGGAGATGTCTCGAGAGCACCATTCCCTTCGAGAGATCACACTGCTGGACACAGACCTCCAGTTCATCGGCACAATTTGCTTCCACCCCATTCAGCTTTCGACTTACCCGAAAAGTCTTCATACTCGAATCCAGAGCAACTCGATCTGTTGAGAACGGTACATCATCTGAAGGATCAGCTTGAGAGGATGCAATTCAATGCTCTTCCTTACTTAGAAGCTGAAAGGGAAATGTATGCAGATGTGAGCCATTCAGGTCCATGTAACAGGCGAAACGATCGTGCCAAGGGTTATGGTGAAAGATACAATGAGAGGAGAATGGCTTTCTCGGGCGAGGCTGCACATTTTCGACACCAAGCTAGCTGCTCTTGTTTGCACTGCAATCAGCAAGATTGGCAACACCGTAAAAATGGCCATCGTGCCATCCACGCTGACCATAACTGCTGCGGTAGCTCCAACTCTTTGAGCCCCCACCGTTATGCAACCTCTGAGCCCTCATCATGGGGCCGTGAGACAAAGTCTGACAACCAGAGGCTTGATGAGATCAGACGGACGCAGTTGAGGGAGAAATACAGTGCAGCCAAGAGGCACCTCCGTCCCATAGCCGGTGGAGCCCGGTTATCACTTGTTACCATTGTTCACAACTGCTCCAGCTGCCAGTGGACTTTCTCCTATTCAAGAAAAGGTATCATCAGCTGA